The following coding sequences are from one Sardina pilchardus chromosome 16, fSarPil1.1, whole genome shotgun sequence window:
- the LOC134060080 gene encoding proteoglycan 4-like: MYWILTLSVWTLIFHLINGGPLPQHETASPSVDHKVSLIYPHWERRHVMVPLRYPFVGIRRAHPVLVKVFIRYEIIVRIPQPPTTPKPPAPSTPKPPAPSPPKPPEPSTPKPPAPSTPKPLAPSTPKPPAPSTPKPPAPSTPKPPAPTPKPPAPSTPLPPVPTTECRGDCPMLSTV; the protein is encoded by the exons ATGTACTGGATTTTAACCCTTTCTGTTTGGACCTTGATCTTCCATCTGATA AATGGAGGTCCTCTGCCACAGCATGAGACT GCTTCACCATCAGTAGATCATAAG GTGTCCCTCATCTATCCTCACTGGGAAAGGAGGCATGTCATG GTGCCCTTACGCTACCCCTTTGTAGGGATAAGAAGAGCCCATCCTGTGCtg gTGAAGGTGTTCATTCGCTAT GAGATCATTGTACGCATCCCTCAACCTCCAACCACTCCAAAACCTCCGGCACCATCAACTCCGAAACCTCCGGCACCATCACCTCCAAAACCTCCGGAACCATCAACTCCAAAACCTCCGGCACCATCAACTCCAAAACCTCTGGCACCATCAACTCCAAAACCTCCGGCACCATCAACTCCAAAACCTCCTGCACCATCAACTCCAAAACCTCCGGCACCAACTCCAAAACCTCCTGCACCATCAACTCCATTACCACCAGTTCCAACGACAGAATGTAGAGGAGACTGTCCGATGTTGTCAACTGTCtaa